A single genomic interval of Variovorax sp. PMC12 harbors:
- a CDS encoding PHA/PHB synthase family protein, producing MSPAALLLAWSDWAIHFATQPGRSSGVLWPRPAPGGQPPAHDPRLSAEDWTPWPFGTYREAFETTGRRLLDLVRGVPGVDRHHEQLVAFTVRQWLEMMSPANIAATNPQVLQRTAATGGANLLAGAAHWLEDFGRGALGQPPAGAEAFRPGHEVAVTPGKVILRNELIELIQYAPATATVHAEPVLVVSAWIMKYYVLDLSPHNSLIRYLVDHGHTVFAVSWKNPDASDAQLGMADYLRLGIRASLDAIEAVLPRRRVHALGYCLGGTLMAIAAAAMARDRSDRLASLTLLAAQTDFTEPGEIGLFIDESQLAFLEDVMSRQGFLSSAQMAAAFQALRSGDLLWAPMVRNHLLGERVPMTDLMAWNADGTRMPYRMHADYLRGLFLENSLAEGHYLVDGKPVSLNDIDVPVFLLGTRTDHVAPWRSVYKFNLLCDADTSFVLTSGGHNAGILSEPGHAQRSHRMLHRRRNGAYVSPDDFLRVSKEIDGSWWPAFQQWLVSHSGPRRRPPGMGAPRHGLPPLCDAPGTYVAAR from the coding sequence ATGTCGCCGGCGGCGCTGCTGCTGGCGTGGTCCGACTGGGCCATCCATTTCGCGACGCAGCCCGGGCGAAGCTCCGGGGTCCTCTGGCCCCGGCCCGCTCCCGGCGGGCAGCCGCCCGCGCACGATCCGCGGCTCAGCGCCGAGGACTGGACGCCATGGCCCTTCGGCACGTACCGCGAAGCCTTCGAAACCACGGGACGCCGCCTGCTCGACCTGGTCCGCGGTGTGCCGGGCGTGGACCGGCACCATGAGCAGCTGGTGGCCTTCACCGTGCGCCAGTGGCTGGAGATGATGTCGCCCGCCAACATCGCAGCGACCAATCCACAGGTGCTGCAACGAACCGCCGCCACGGGCGGCGCGAACCTGCTCGCCGGCGCCGCCCATTGGCTGGAAGACTTCGGGCGCGGCGCCCTCGGGCAACCACCGGCCGGCGCGGAGGCGTTCAGGCCCGGGCATGAGGTCGCGGTCACGCCCGGCAAGGTCATCCTGCGCAACGAACTCATCGAGCTCATCCAGTACGCGCCTGCGACAGCGACGGTGCACGCCGAGCCGGTGCTCGTCGTGAGTGCGTGGATCATGAAGTACTACGTGCTCGACCTTTCTCCGCACAACTCGCTGATCCGCTACCTGGTCGACCACGGCCACACGGTGTTCGCGGTCTCCTGGAAGAACCCGGACGCGTCGGATGCACAACTCGGCATGGCCGACTATCTCCGGCTCGGCATCCGCGCCAGTCTCGACGCCATCGAAGCCGTGCTGCCCCGGCGCCGGGTGCACGCGCTCGGTTATTGCCTGGGCGGCACGCTGATGGCCATTGCCGCGGCGGCAATGGCCCGCGACCGCAGCGACCGCCTCGCCTCGCTCACGCTGCTGGCCGCCCAGACCGATTTCACCGAGCCCGGGGAGATCGGCCTGTTCATCGACGAGAGCCAACTCGCGTTCCTAGAGGACGTCATGTCGCGCCAAGGTTTCCTGAGTTCGGCGCAGATGGCGGCCGCGTTCCAGGCGCTGCGCTCCGGCGATCTGCTCTGGGCGCCCATGGTGCGCAACCATTTGCTGGGGGAGCGCGTTCCGATGACCGACCTGATGGCATGGAACGCCGACGGCACGCGCATGCCCTACCGCATGCACGCCGACTACCTGCGCGGCCTCTTTCTGGAGAACTCGCTGGCCGAAGGCCATTACCTCGTCGACGGAAAGCCGGTGTCGCTGAACGACATCGACGTGCCGGTGTTCCTGCTCGGCACCCGCACCGACCATGTGGCGCCGTGGCGCTCGGTCTACAAGTTCAACCTGCTGTGCGATGCGGACACGAGCTTCGTCCTGACTTCGGGCGGGCACAACGCGGGCATTCTGAGCGAGCCCGGACACGCGCAGCGCAGCCATCGCATGCTGCATCGAAGGAGGAACGGTGCCTATGTTTCGCCCGACGACTTCCTTCGGGTGTCGAAGGAAATCGACGGCTCATGGTGGCCGGCCTTCCAGCAGTGGCTGGTTTCGCACTCGGGGCCGCGGCGGCGTCCGCCTGGCATGGGAGCGCCGCGGCATGGCCTGCCCCCACTGTGCGATGCACCGGGCACCTATGTCGCAGCGCGCTGA
- a CDS encoding Crp/Fnr family transcriptional regulator, producing the protein MYLNPLTAGLPAAEREALIKCSELREYKRNETLLDVGESTDQVYYVASGLLRVVTPARDDGFDVTTEFVARQDFFFDLSIREDSYLSKHKLVAALPSAVYFVPIAAMREVCARHPEVVFGLLGLAMKRTSMLRTQMRRISSLPPEAVVHRVLHQLTDLAPFSGTGGFDKRISQSVIASYAGLSREVVNKTMRDMESRGLVRRDNEAVYVSGEAAVTDFGVLMDGAGLASSAPPPGSHKH; encoded by the coding sequence ATGTACCTGAATCCCCTGACTGCGGGCCTGCCGGCCGCAGAGCGCGAGGCGCTCATCAAGTGCAGCGAGCTTCGCGAATACAAGCGCAACGAAACCTTGCTGGATGTGGGAGAGTCGACCGATCAGGTCTATTACGTTGCAAGCGGCCTGCTGCGGGTCGTCACGCCGGCACGCGACGATGGCTTCGATGTGACGACCGAATTCGTCGCACGCCAGGACTTCTTCTTCGACCTGTCGATCCGGGAGGACAGCTACCTCTCCAAGCACAAGCTGGTCGCCGCGCTTCCTTCGGCGGTCTACTTCGTGCCGATAGCGGCGATGCGCGAAGTTTGCGCACGTCACCCCGAGGTGGTCTTCGGTCTGCTGGGGCTGGCAATGAAGCGCACGAGCATGTTGCGCACCCAGATGCGCCGCATCTCCTCGCTGCCGCCCGAAGCCGTGGTGCACCGCGTGTTGCACCAGCTCACGGATCTGGCGCCTTTTTCCGGCACCGGCGGCTTCGACAAGCGGATTTCGCAGTCGGTGATCGCGTCTTACGCGGGCCTCTCGAGAGAGGTGGTCAACAAGACCATGCGCGACATGGAGAGCCGGGGCCTGGTGCGCCGGGACAACGAGGCGGTCTACGTGTCCGGCGAGGCGGCGGTGACCGATTTCGGCGTGCTGATGGACGGGGCAGGCCTGGCATCGTCCGCGCCGCCACCAGGCAGCCACAAGCACTAG
- a CDS encoding DesA family fatty acid desaturase, whose amino-acid sequence MQSLLYSGVFDLPWWGAVLVALALTHVTIASVTIFLHRHQAHRALELHPVASHFFRFWLWLTTGMLTKEWAAVHRKHHAKCETPDDPHSPQVYGLNRVLWGGVFLYVREAAHAETLERYGHGTPDDWIERRLYSRYKILGIVLMGIVDMALFGAVPGALILLTQIAWIPFWAAGVVNGIGHYWGYRNWPATDASTNISPIGILIGGEELHNNHHAFPSSAKLSSKWFEFDIGWLYIRVLQALGLAKVKHVAPSPRLVAPKADIDLATVQAVIRCHYDVLSNYTRSLKKACVAELERLRRMSPEAARALKTVKPLLGKDQGVLGPSRQQQVMQALSASQVLATMYAMRGELTALWSRSTATGEQLARQLQDWCQRAEASGIAPLADFSRRLRSYA is encoded by the coding sequence ATGCAATCCTTGCTCTATTCCGGCGTGTTTGATCTTCCCTGGTGGGGTGCGGTGCTGGTCGCGCTGGCGCTCACCCACGTCACCATCGCGTCGGTCACCATCTTCCTGCACCGCCACCAGGCGCATCGCGCGCTCGAGCTGCACCCCGTGGCCAGCCACTTCTTCCGCTTCTGGCTGTGGCTGACCACCGGCATGCTGACCAAGGAATGGGCCGCGGTGCACCGCAAGCACCACGCCAAGTGCGAGACCCCCGACGACCCGCACAGTCCGCAGGTGTACGGCCTCAACCGGGTGCTGTGGGGCGGTGTATTCCTCTATGTGCGCGAGGCGGCGCATGCCGAAACGCTGGAGCGCTATGGGCACGGCACGCCCGACGACTGGATCGAACGGCGCCTCTATTCGAGATACAAGATCCTCGGCATCGTGCTGATGGGTATAGTGGACATGGCGCTGTTCGGCGCGGTGCCGGGCGCCCTCATTCTGCTCACGCAGATCGCGTGGATCCCTTTCTGGGCGGCCGGCGTGGTCAACGGCATCGGCCACTACTGGGGCTACCGCAACTGGCCGGCGACGGACGCCAGCACCAACATCTCGCCGATCGGCATCCTGATCGGCGGGGAGGAACTGCACAACAACCACCATGCCTTTCCTTCCTCGGCCAAGCTGTCGAGCAAGTGGTTCGAGTTCGACATCGGCTGGCTCTACATCCGCGTGCTGCAGGCCCTGGGCCTGGCGAAGGTGAAACATGTGGCGCCGAGCCCGCGCCTCGTGGCGCCCAAGGCCGACATCGACCTTGCCACCGTGCAGGCCGTCATTCGCTGCCACTACGACGTGCTGTCGAACTACACGCGCTCGCTGAAGAAGGCCTGCGTCGCCGAACTCGAGCGCCTGCGCCGCATGTCGCCGGAGGCCGCGCGCGCCCTGAAGACGGTCAAGCCGCTGCTCGGCAAGGACCAGGGGGTGCTGGGCCCGTCACGGCAACAGCAGGTGATGCAGGCGTTGAGCGCATCGCAGGTGCTGGCTACGATGTATGCGATGCGCGGGGAGTTGACCGCCTTGTGGAGCCGATCCACAGCCACCGGCGAACAGCTCGCAAGGCAACTGCAGGACTGGTGCCAGCGCGCTGAGGCGAGCGGCATCGCCCCCCTGGCGGACTTCTCCCGACGCCTGCGCTCCTATGCCTGA
- a CDS encoding cytochrome b, whose translation MAWKNSTSRYGTPVIALHWAMLLLLAAVYACMELRGLAPRGSDLRGALKPLHFLLGLCVLALVAARIAVRWSTGAAPEIAPAPPAWQRRLSQLMHLALYAFMIATPLLGWLTLSAEGKPIVLFGLSVPSLLGANDSLSEQLKDVHETLATAGYFLIGLHAAAALAHHYLTHDNTLARMLPGRSSR comes from the coding sequence ATGGCCTGGAAAAATTCGACCTCCCGCTACGGCACCCCCGTCATCGCTCTGCATTGGGCGATGTTGCTGCTGCTTGCCGCTGTCTATGCCTGCATGGAACTGCGCGGGCTTGCGCCCAGGGGCAGTGACCTGCGCGGCGCCTTGAAACCTCTGCATTTCCTGCTGGGCCTGTGTGTGCTGGCGTTGGTGGCCGCGCGGATCGCCGTGCGCTGGAGCACGGGGGCGGCGCCCGAGATCGCGCCTGCACCGCCGGCATGGCAGCGCAGGCTGTCGCAGCTCATGCACCTGGCGCTGTACGCCTTCATGATCGCCACGCCCTTGCTGGGCTGGCTCACGCTCAGCGCCGAGGGCAAGCCCATCGTGCTGTTCGGCCTGTCCGTGCCTTCGCTGCTGGGGGCAAACGACAGCCTGTCGGAGCAGCTCAAGGACGTGCACGAGACGCTGGCCACGGCCGGCTATTTCCTCATCGGGCTGCATGCCGCCGCGGCGCTGGCCCATCACTACCTCACGCACGACAACACGCTCGCTCGCATGCTGCCCGGGCGCTCTTCACGCTGA
- a CDS encoding hemerythrin domain-containing protein, producing the protein MIHATTRIIRQEHAALAAMLRSIVMLLEQHRKKGTLPDFAALRAMLFYVDEFPEKRHHRKETDLLFPKLRARTPMSRELMDRLDSDHAWGERRIRNVEHALLAFEMLGEPRREAFESAVNDYVDFYLNHMALEEREILPLAERVLTENDWRDLDEAFSQNRDPLTGHVADLEYNALFTRIVNIVPAPIGLGPEL; encoded by the coding sequence ATGATCCACGCCACCACCCGCATCATTCGCCAGGAGCATGCCGCGCTTGCGGCCATGCTTCGCTCCATCGTCATGCTGCTCGAGCAGCACCGCAAGAAAGGCACACTGCCCGATTTCGCGGCACTGCGGGCCATGCTCTTCTACGTCGACGAGTTTCCCGAGAAGCGGCATCACCGCAAGGAAACCGACCTGCTTTTCCCCAAGCTGCGCGCCAGGACGCCGATGTCGCGCGAGCTGATGGACCGGCTCGACAGCGACCATGCCTGGGGCGAGCGCCGGATCCGCAACGTCGAGCATGCGCTGCTGGCGTTCGAGATGCTGGGCGAGCCGCGGCGCGAGGCCTTCGAGAGCGCGGTCAACGACTATGTGGACTTCTACCTGAACCACATGGCCCTGGAGGAGCGGGAGATCCTGCCCCTGGCCGAGCGCGTGCTGACCGAGAACGACTGGCGCGACCTGGACGAGGCCTTCTCGCAGAACCGGGATCCGCTGACCGGGCACGTGGCGGATCTCGAATACAACGCGCTCTTCACGCGCATCGTGAACATCGTGCCTGCGCCCATCGGCCTGGGGCCGGAGTTGTAG
- a CDS encoding MBL fold metallo-hydrolase, whose amino-acid sequence MTTRTTTQGFFDPATWTISYVVWEHATRHAAVIDPVLDYDFKSGHTRTVSADRLLAHVRDHGLQVDWILETHAHADHLSGARHVQAQVGGRIAIGENIRVVQSTFKKLFNFEQGFLPDGSQFDHLFKDGEVFSIGEVEITALAVPGHTPADMAYLVDGAVFVGDTLFMPDVGSARADFPGGDARQLHASMRRLLDLPPDTVMYVCHDYPPASRQACWQTTVAQQRAHNIHVRDGIDVDEFVAMRKARDATLEVPTLILPSIQVNVRGGRFPPADDNGVSYLRIPLNALPLP is encoded by the coding sequence ATGACAACCCGCACGACGACCCAAGGTTTCTTCGATCCCGCGACATGGACGATTTCCTATGTCGTGTGGGAACACGCAACGAGGCACGCCGCCGTCATCGACCCGGTGCTGGACTACGACTTCAAGTCCGGTCACACGCGCACGGTGTCGGCCGACAGGCTGCTCGCCCACGTCAGGGACCATGGCCTGCAGGTCGACTGGATCCTGGAGACCCATGCACACGCCGATCACCTGTCCGGCGCCCGCCACGTCCAGGCGCAGGTGGGAGGACGAATCGCCATCGGCGAGAACATCCGTGTCGTCCAGTCGACCTTCAAGAAGCTCTTCAACTTCGAGCAGGGGTTCTTGCCGGACGGCAGCCAGTTCGATCACCTGTTCAAGGACGGCGAGGTCTTCAGCATCGGCGAGGTCGAGATCACCGCGCTGGCGGTGCCGGGCCACACGCCGGCCGACATGGCGTATCTGGTGGACGGTGCCGTCTTCGTCGGCGACACGCTTTTCATGCCCGATGTCGGCAGCGCCCGCGCCGACTTTCCCGGCGGTGACGCCCGGCAGCTCCACGCGTCGATGCGCAGGCTGCTGGACCTGCCGCCCGACACCGTCATGTACGTCTGCCACGACTACCCGCCCGCGTCGCGGCAGGCCTGCTGGCAGACCACGGTGGCGCAGCAGCGCGCGCACAACATCCACGTGCGCGACGGCATCGATGTCGACGAGTTCGTGGCGATGCGCAAGGCCCGCGATGCGACTCTGGAGGTGCCGACGCTCATTCTTCCGTCGATCCAGGTGAATGTGCGCGGCGGGCGCTTTCCTCCCGCCGACGACAACGGCGTCTCCTACCTTCGCATCCCATTGAATGCACTCCCGCTGCCTTGA
- a CDS encoding bifunctional aminoglycoside phosphotransferase/ATP-binding protein, with protein sequence MDTTLVDALRETLRRETGEPVALVETHISWVLLTATLACKLKKPVRLPFLDFGSVEARKHFCEEELRLNRRFAPSLYIDVAPVCGTRTSPRIGGDGTPIDHVVRMRRFPESSLLRNLLPTREFRPEWLDDFAERLAGLHEAAPRMAGVSEFGSPELITRAATDILDALQAQGEDPRLVALRAWIGEQTQALRMAWIVRQQSGAVRECHGDLHMANVVLVDGALTPFDCIEFDPALRSIDVMNDIAFLTMDLTAHGRPDLAYRFLDAWLQHSGDYQGLQVLRFYEVYRALVRAMACGLLPQGADRGVRPDYLACAAQLAARPPGDARLLITHGFSGSGKSSVALQLLCAAGAVRVRSDVERKRLHGLAPLARSADLGLDIYGEQATRLTFDRLRACARGALLAGYPVIVDAAFLRRAERRSFETLAAELHVPFAILDCRAAHATLRRRVAERDAARLDASEAGLPVLERQLENHEPLEPGEQALTIEVSTEGTVDVAQVEARWRATAR encoded by the coding sequence ATGGACACCACGCTGGTCGATGCGCTGCGGGAAACGCTCCGGCGGGAAACCGGTGAGCCGGTAGCGCTCGTGGAGACGCATATCTCGTGGGTGCTGCTGACTGCGACGCTGGCCTGCAAGCTGAAGAAGCCGGTTCGCCTGCCGTTCCTGGACTTCGGCAGCGTCGAGGCCCGCAAGCATTTCTGCGAGGAAGAGCTTCGCCTGAACCGGCGCTTCGCCCCCTCGCTGTACATCGACGTGGCGCCGGTCTGCGGCACGCGCACGTCGCCGCGGATCGGGGGCGATGGAACGCCGATCGACCACGTGGTCCGGATGCGGCGCTTTCCCGAGTCGTCGCTGTTGCGCAACCTGCTGCCGACCCGGGAGTTCCGACCCGAATGGCTCGACGACTTTGCGGAGCGGCTCGCGGGTCTGCATGAGGCTGCCCCGCGGATGGCAGGGGTGTCCGAATTCGGCAGTCCCGAGCTGATCACGCGCGCGGCCACCGACATCCTCGACGCCTTGCAGGCACAGGGCGAGGACCCCCGCCTCGTGGCGCTGCGCGCGTGGATCGGCGAGCAGACCCAGGCATTGCGCATGGCTTGGATCGTGCGTCAGCAGAGTGGTGCGGTGCGCGAATGCCACGGCGACCTGCACATGGCGAATGTCGTCCTTGTCGACGGCGCGCTCACGCCCTTCGACTGCATCGAGTTCGACCCGGCATTGAGAAGCATCGACGTCATGAACGACATCGCCTTCCTCACCATGGACCTGACGGCCCATGGGCGCCCCGATCTCGCCTACCGCTTTCTGGACGCATGGCTGCAGCACAGCGGTGACTACCAAGGCCTGCAGGTGCTGCGCTTCTACGAGGTCTATCGTGCGCTGGTGCGTGCCATGGCCTGCGGCCTCCTTCCCCAGGGGGCCGATCGCGGAGTGCGGCCCGACTATCTGGCGTGCGCGGCGCAGTTGGCCGCGCGGCCGCCGGGGGATGCCCGGCTGCTGATCACGCACGGTTTCTCGGGCTCGGGCAAATCCAGCGTCGCCCTGCAACTGCTATGCGCCGCGGGGGCTGTACGCGTGCGCTCGGATGTGGAACGCAAGCGGCTGCACGGACTGGCACCACTGGCGCGCTCCGCCGATCTCGGGCTCGACATCTACGGCGAGCAGGCAACGCGGCTCACCTTCGACAGGCTGCGCGCCTGCGCGCGCGGTGCACTGCTGGCGGGCTACCCGGTGATCGTCGATGCGGCCTTTCTCCGCCGTGCGGAACGCCGCAGCTTCGAGACGCTGGCCGCGGAGCTGCACGTGCCCTTCGCGATCCTCGATTGCCGCGCCGCACACGCCACGCTGCGCCGCCGTGTGGCCGAGCGCGACGCGGCGCGCCTGGACGCATCCGAAGCCGGCCTGCCGGTGCTGGAGCGCCAACTGGAAAACCACGAGCCGCTGGAGCCCGGCGAGCAGGCGCTGACCATCGAAGTCTCCACGGAAGGCACCGTGGACGTCGCACAGGTCGAAGCGCGTTGGCGCGCGACGGCCCGCTGA
- a CDS encoding RT0821/Lpp0805 family surface protein → MRASAGGLLVGSLAGATPGSVAARAMDDSDRRRAASALETLPDRQSSAWRNGETGDSFVFTPTRSFQQRGARCRDFRLEVVVGGRPDGIGGSACRQDDGTWRVPG, encoded by the coding sequence ATGCGTGCGTCCGCGGGCGGCTTGCTGGTCGGCTCGCTGGCCGGCGCGACCCCAGGCAGTGTGGCTGCCAGGGCCATGGACGACAGCGACCGTCGCCGCGCGGCGAGCGCGCTGGAAACCTTGCCCGATCGCCAATCCTCGGCCTGGCGCAACGGCGAGACCGGCGACAGCTTCGTGTTCACGCCCACACGCAGTTTCCAGCAACGCGGCGCGCGATGCCGCGACTTCAGGCTCGAGGTCGTGGTGGGCGGCCGGCCCGACGGTATCGGCGGCAGCGCATGCCGGCAGGACGACGGCACCTGGCGCGTCCCGGGCTGA
- a CDS encoding universal stress protein: MNYKTILVHLDHSLRSPVRAAMAARWARAHESHLVGLLPSGLYDGIIPAGAIATGMTDYIAESSDYLRRRAEAVAREFRTDIARSGPLSYEVRMVDDVAADAVVRYGRASDLVVLGQSDASNRGDTTTRGLAEDVLMEVGRPVLVVPSAGVFEGRPRTIVAAWDGSRESAVALRSALPALRQAARVTLISLRHPHDEDNTQRLLLPDMIQFLLRHGVQAHAESEVTEIDIADALLSRLSDLGADLLVMGGYGHSRLRERVLGGVTRQILAQMTVPVLIAH; this comes from the coding sequence ATGAATTACAAGACCATCCTCGTTCACCTGGATCACTCGCTCAGGAGTCCCGTGCGCGCCGCCATGGCCGCCCGTTGGGCGCGGGCGCACGAGAGCCATCTTGTCGGGCTCCTGCCTTCGGGGCTGTACGACGGCATCATTCCCGCCGGTGCCATCGCCACCGGCATGACCGACTACATCGCGGAATCGAGCGACTATCTACGACGGCGCGCCGAGGCCGTCGCCCGGGAATTCAGGACGGACATCGCCAGATCGGGACCGCTGTCGTACGAGGTGCGCATGGTCGACGATGTGGCGGCCGACGCCGTGGTGCGGTACGGACGCGCGAGCGACCTGGTCGTGCTCGGTCAAAGCGACGCCTCGAACCGGGGCGACACCACGACCCGCGGACTTGCCGAGGACGTGCTGATGGAGGTGGGGCGACCGGTGCTGGTCGTGCCTTCGGCCGGTGTCTTCGAAGGCCGCCCAAGGACCATCGTGGCGGCGTGGGACGGCTCGCGCGAATCCGCCGTCGCGCTTCGCTCGGCGTTGCCGGCGCTGCGCCAGGCGGCGCGCGTCACGCTCATTTCGCTGCGCCACCCGCATGACGAAGACAACACGCAACGGCTGCTGCTGCCGGACATGATCCAGTTCCTGCTGCGCCACGGCGTGCAGGCGCATGCCGAATCCGAGGTGACCGAGATCGACATCGCCGATGCGCTCCTGTCGCGGCTCTCGGACCTGGGCGCCGACCTGCTCGTGATGGGCGGCTACGGTCATTCGCGCCTGCGCGAGCGAGTGCTGGGTGGCGTGACGCGGCAGATACTCGCGCAGATGACCGTGCCGGTCCTCATCGCGCATTGA
- a CDS encoding universal stress protein, with product MYQKILVPIDGSSTSARGLAEAIRLAKLTGGRLRLVHVIDELSFALAMDAYSGYAGNWLEELRKDARKLLEDARAEAAAASVASDAVLLDSFRGAVHDQVIAEAVSSKADLIVIGTHGRRGIGRWVMGSSAEHILRMSPVPVLLVRAPESAKAESEHFTLPSGMLASQ from the coding sequence ATGTACCAGAAAATTCTTGTTCCCATCGACGGCAGTTCCACGTCCGCCCGGGGCCTGGCCGAAGCCATCCGCCTCGCGAAGCTCACCGGCGGACGCCTGCGCCTCGTCCACGTCATCGACGAGCTGTCGTTCGCACTGGCCATGGATGCCTATTCCGGCTACGCCGGCAACTGGCTCGAGGAACTGCGCAAGGATGCCAGGAAGCTGCTCGAGGACGCGCGCGCCGAAGCCGCCGCGGCAAGCGTCGCGTCCGACGCCGTGCTGCTCGACAGCTTCAGGGGCGCCGTGCATGACCAGGTGATCGCCGAAGCGGTGTCGTCGAAGGCCGATCTGATCGTGATCGGGACACACGGCCGGCGTGGAATCGGCCGCTGGGTCATGGGCAGCAGCGCGGAACACATCCTGCGCATGTCGCCGGTGCCGGTGTTGCTGGTCCGCGCGCCCGAGAGCGCGAAGGCCGAGTCCGAGCACTTCACGCTGCCGAGCGGGATGCTTGCCAGCCAGTGA
- a CDS encoding VIT1/CCC1 transporter family protein produces MKSFHYRAHAERHRTEHIGWLRAAVLGANDGIISTASLVVGVTAAHASHEVILTTAIAGLVAGAMSMAAGEFVSVHSQADTEKADLERERIELATEPDAEHRELTAIYVRRGLEYKLAQQVAAQLMAHDALGAHARDELGISDTLSARPLQAALASATSFSVGAALPLVVVACAPSGALLPWTVCTAIAFLALLGAAAARIGGTPIARSVWRVAFWGTLAMGVTAGVGALFGVQA; encoded by the coding sequence ATGAAATCATTCCACTACCGCGCGCACGCCGAACGCCATCGCACCGAACACATCGGCTGGCTGCGCGCCGCCGTGCTGGGCGCCAACGACGGCATCATCTCCACCGCCAGCCTTGTCGTGGGCGTCACCGCCGCCCACGCCAGCCACGAGGTCATCCTGACGACCGCCATCGCGGGGCTGGTCGCGGGCGCGATGTCGATGGCCGCCGGCGAGTTCGTGTCGGTGCATTCGCAGGCCGACACCGAGAAGGCCGACCTCGAGCGCGAGCGCATCGAACTCGCCACGGAGCCGGACGCGGAGCACCGGGAGCTCACGGCGATCTACGTGCGGCGCGGTCTCGAGTACAAACTCGCGCAGCAGGTCGCCGCGCAGCTCATGGCCCACGACGCGCTCGGGGCGCACGCGCGTGACGAACTCGGCATCTCGGACACGCTCAGCGCACGGCCGTTGCAGGCCGCGCTGGCCTCGGCGACGAGTTTTTCCGTGGGCGCCGCGCTGCCCCTCGTGGTGGTCGCCTGTGCGCCTTCCGGCGCGCTCCTGCCCTGGACCGTGTGCACCGCGATCGCATTCCTCGCCTTGCTGGGGGCTGCGGCCGCCAGGATCGGGGGCACGCCGATCGCGCGAAGCGTCTGGCGCGTGGCCTTCTGGGGCACGCTGGCCATGGGAGTCACCGCCGGCGTGGGAGCCCTGTTCGGCGTGCAGGCGTGA
- a CDS encoding zinc-dependent alcohol dehydrogenase family protein — MKALVYQGPGLKSLEDRPKPQIQAAGDAIVRILKTTICGTDLHILKGDVATCTPGRILGHEGVGVVEAVGDGVTAFHPGDHVLISCISSCGKCEYCRRGMYSHCATGGWILGNTIDGTQAEYVRIPHADTSLYPIPPGADEEALVMLSDILPTGFECGVLNGKVAPGSTVAIVGAGPIGLATLLTARFYSPSQLILIDLDDGRLEVARRFGATHTINSADGMAAKAVLALTGGRGVDVSIEAVGIPATFVLCQDIVAPGGTIANIGVHGHPAELHLERLWSQNIAITTRLVDTVSTPMLLKTVQSRKVDPKLLITHRFRLDQVLEAYDTFGRAAETHALKVIIEA, encoded by the coding sequence ATGAAAGCACTCGTCTACCAAGGCCCCGGCCTCAAGTCGCTCGAAGACCGTCCCAAGCCGCAGATCCAGGCAGCGGGCGACGCCATCGTGCGCATTCTCAAGACGACCATCTGCGGCACCGACCTGCACATCCTCAAGGGTGACGTGGCGACCTGCACGCCGGGCCGCATCCTCGGGCACGAGGGGGTGGGTGTCGTAGAGGCCGTCGGCGACGGCGTGACGGCCTTCCATCCGGGCGATCACGTGCTGATCTCGTGCATCTCGTCGTGCGGCAAGTGCGAGTACTGCCGGCGCGGCATGTATTCGCACTGCGCCACCGGCGGCTGGATCCTGGGCAATACCATCGACGGCACGCAGGCCGAGTACGTGCGCATCCCGCATGCGGACACCAGCCTCTATCCGATACCGCCGGGCGCGGACGAGGAGGCGCTGGTGATGCTCAGCGACATCCTGCCGACCGGCTTCGAGTGCGGCGTGCTCAACGGCAAGGTCGCGCCCGGCAGCACGGTGGCGATCGTGGGGGCGGGCCCGATCGGGCTGGCCACGCTGCTCACCGCCCGGTTCTATTCGCCTTCGCAGCTCATCCTGATCGACCTGGACGACGGCCGTCTCGAGGTCGCGCGCCGCTTCGGCGCGACGCACACGATCAACAGCGCCGACGGCATGGCGGCCAAGGCCGTGCTCGCGCTCACGGGCGGGCGTGGCGTCGACGTGTCGATCGAGGCGGTTGGCATACCGGCCACCTTCGTGCTTTGCCAGGACATCGTGGCGCCCGGCGGCACCATCGCGAATATCGGTGTTCACGGGCATCCGGCGGAACTTCATCTGGAGCGGCTGTGGTCGCAGAACATCGCGATCACCACGCGGCTGGTCGACACGGTGTCGACACCGATGCTGCTGAAGACGGTGCAGTCGCGCAAGGTGGATCCGAAGTTGCTGATCACCCACAGGTTCAGGCTCGACCAGGTCCTGGAGGCCTACGACACCTTCGGTCGCGCGGCCGAAACGCATGCGCTGAAGGTGATCATCGAGGCGTAG